The Candidatus Woesearchaeota archaeon genome contains the following window.
GCCTGGCGAAAAATTAAAGGTTGACCTGAAAAACCCGGATGTCAGGCTTCTCATTTACATATCCGGCAATGAATGTTATTTTGGAATAGACTTTGCGGGGATTGACCTTTCAAGCCGGGACTACAAAATTTTTGCGCACAGGGACAGCCTGAACGGCACAGTTGCCTATGCAATGGTGAGGCTTGCCGGCTGGGACAAGAAAGGGGGGTTGCTTGACCCATTCTGCGGCGGAGGGACAATCCCCATAGAAGCCGCATTTTACAGGACAGGCGTTGCAATTAACCATTTTCGCAAGGACAAGCTGGCGTTTGCCAGGATGGAGCTGGGCTTTGACCAGAAAAAATTCTTCGAGGAGATTGACGGAAAATCCAAGTTTCCGGCCAAGGTCAATGTGTTTGGGTCGGATGCCCTCCTTGCCGCTGTCAATGCGTCCAACAAGAATGCGAAGATAGCAGGAATCCACAAGGGGCTGGTCCTGAACAGGATTGACATAGAATGGCTTGACACAAAATTCAAGGAAAGCTCAATTGACTTCATTGTGACTGACCTGCCTGAAAAAACCAGGATGTCAAATGCCAAATACCTGGACAAGATTTACTCTGAATTCTGGTTCCAGCTGGATTTTGTGATGAAGAAAGACGGTGCTGTGGTTGTTGTGGCATGCAACACGTTTGACGACATGAAAAAGGACGCAGGGAAATTCAAGTTTGTGCTGGATAAGCAATTTGACATATGGCAAGGCAAGGAAAGGTTGTTGGTGGGCAGGTTTGTGAGATAAAAAACTGAAAACTTAACCATGTATAACAGAAAGATTTATAAACAACTGTTAATATTATTTAACATATGTTAAAAATATTTAATGATTTGAAGCCTTTTTTTGAGGATGTGTACAAAGAGGTCTCTGTAAGGCAATATGCCAAGGCAATAAAAATAAGCCCGCCAACAGCTTCTAAGATGCTTAAAGATTATGAAAAAGAAAATTTGCTTATATTGGATGAAAAAGGAATTTATATATACTTTAGGGCAAACAGAGAAAATTACATATTTAGAAATTTAGCAAAATTATATTGGTACTCTGTTATTTATCCTCTGACCAAAAGCCTTCATGAAAAAATATTATATAGGTGCATAATCCTTTTTGGCTCTCTGGCGAAGGCGGAAAATACATCGGGGTCGGATGTTGATTTGTATCTGGATATCGATGAAAGGGAAGTTGATGTTTCAGAAATGAAGGGGGTTTTGAAGAGGGAAATCCAGCTCCATTTCAAAAAGTCCATGAAAAACAATTATCTCAAGGAAAATATCGAAGAGGGCATAATAATAAGATGAAGCACAATATTGATTGGCAGGGCTGTAAGGCTAAATTGCTGGCCAAACCAATTAAGCCCGATCTTGGAAAGATCAAATCCATTTTGGAGTCTGCCAAGGACAGGGAAACAACTGCAAAAATGCTCCCTATAAATGAAACTTCAAAAGAAACAGTTGTTTCCCTTATGTATGATGTCCTGAGGGAATTGCTTGAGGCATTGGCAATAAAGCATGGCTACAAAATATACAATCATGAGTGCTACACATCATTTCTTATGGCCATAATCAAGGATGAAGTTTTTGCTAGGGAATTCGACTCCCTTAGAATGCTGAGAAACAGCATAAACTATTATGGCAAGAGAATAAGCATTGATGATGCAAAGTCGTCGATTTCTTCAACTGAGGATTTATTAAAAAAAACAAAGGCTTTGTTGAAATCAAAATGAGGAAAAACCATGTTTGGCAAGGCAAAGAGAAGCTGATTGTCAGCAGGTTTGTGAGATAGCAAACTTTTTAATGATAAAAATTATATTCATCAACATGGCAAAAAATGCTTTTCATGAAGGGGCGTTCTTCTCCGCAATAAGGGAGGATTTTCCACTTTGGGCAGGTTTGATAAGGTTATAAATGCAGACGTGCTTGATGCTTGGGTTTATCCCTCTCCAAAAATACTTGATAAAGTTAATAATTATCTCCTTCATTTGATTAGAACATCACCGCCCATCTATAGCGAAGGGCTGAAGAAAATCAGGCGTTTGCTGAGTATCTGAAATTCTCATTTATTTTCCCTACACCTTTTTAAAGGGCTATTCCTTCTATTTTCACGTAGGGCAGCGCTTGGCTGACGGTGTTGCAGCAATGCAATGCTGAGGAAAGTCCGCCCACACTCGAAAAGGCCACTTTCACAAGAAAGGTCCTTAAACGGACGGCAACCACTCAGAAACGATACATCCGTGGGATAAGATGATGCCGCGAAGGCTTCCGCGAGGGAGCTGAGCTAACCGGCAGATGTTTTTCACGGGAATGGTTAAACGGTGAGCCCTGGCTTGTGCAAGTCCTTAGGACGCTTAGTTGAATGCCAAGACTTGCCATCGAAGCAGCAAGGCAGCAGAAATGATGTCAACACCTGCTTTTTGGGCAAGACAAAAGGCGGCTTACAGCTGCCCTACAAATCTTTTAATAAAGGTTTGACATGTCAGAAATCGACTTCGCACGCTCCGAGCTTTAGCTCGGTGAAAGAATATCGATTTCTGAGCATGATGGAAATCTTCGATTTCCAGCATCCTCATGATGATCAAGAACTGCTCACTTTTTAGGCAGTATCCAACCCCGCTGCCTGCTTTAGCAGGCAGTTCTTGACAGAAAACAAGGGAGATTTCGCTTTGCTCAGTCTTGCGACGCAATGCGCTTCTAATCACCCTATTGCTATTCTTTATTCAATTATAAACAGCTTTGATAATCATCTCTGCCTGCATATTATCACAAACATTTTTAAACCAATATGCATTCTGGATTTGCATGTCAAAAGACAACAAGATTCAGATGCCATCCGGCATGGGCGGGCTGGTGCGGTATTTTGACGAATACAAAAGCAAGCTTGAAATCAGCCCAGGCACGGTTATTATCCTTACCATCCTTGTCGCAATCTTGATGATCCTTCTAAATGCATACGGCAATGCTATTTTTGGATTATAGGTGGTAACTTGTTTCCGAATATCAACAAACGGCAGATGGAACAAGCCATGAAGCGCATGGGCGTTTCGCAGCACGACCTTGAGGCAGAGGAAGTCATTATCCGGCTAAAAGACAAGGAAATTGTGATCTCCCCCGCCAGTGTCGCTAAGATAAACATGATGGGTCAGGCGTCATACCAGGTTTCAGGGCCTGAAACAACAAGGGCACTTTCATCCGAGCTGGAAATAAACGAGGATGACATACAGACCGTGATGGAGCAGGCTGAAGTGGACAAAGAAACGGCATCCGCTGCAATTAAGAAGCATAATGGAGACCTGGCCCAGACAATCATGGAGCTAAAAAAGTAGCCCAATACAACCAGTTTTTTTCCAATTCTAAAATCAAATTTTCGGCTTAGTAGAAAAGTTTACGTTTTGCCATCAATTTTGCGAGCATCTGGAAATAAGGCAGACAGCAGTTTTCGAAGTTCCAGGGAGAAAACTGCTCTCATGAATAAGTATCTCATGCGAGCCGATGGCAAAACCTGAGCCTTCAGGCGAAGTTTTCTACTAAGCTAAATTTCCCCAATCTTTTTATACTTAAAACCCTATAATTGCCCCTATGGGGGCATACGGGGAACACGCTGAAAATGCGAAGAAATTCATAGACAGGGCAGACCATCTATTGACCGAAACATACCCGGTGGTAAAGGACCCGCGAATGCTTCTTGCAGTTCTTCAGAATGTGTACAATGCCTACAAAAGCATGATGCTTTTCTACCTGTACCGGGACTTTGAGCAGGGCAAAATACCAAGCTTTGACACAGATGAGGACAACATGATCAGGATTTTCAAGGCAAGGTGCGAAAGGCGGTACAGGATAAGCGAGGAATATGTGAGGATTTTGGAGGAAACAAGGAATGCACTCAAGCAGCACAAGTCAAGCCCAATGGAATTTTCAAGGCAGGACATTTTTGTGATTGCAGACAATGACTATAACATGCAAAAAATTTCAACCCAAATTCTCAGGGATTACATTGGCAAGGCAAAGCTATTTATAGAAGAAAACCGTACTTCAAATGTTAAGCATGAACGAGTTTTTGGATGACTCCAAAGAGGAGCTTAAGAGGGTTGACCATCTTATCTACGTCAGCCTGAAATACACCCGGACAGTAGATGTTTTTAAGAGCATTCTTGAGCGCCTAATCGCATGCTTTGACACATCTATTGCAGGCCTTCTGCATATTGCACAGGACAAAAAGAAAATCCCTTCCATGCCTGTTTCACCGACACTGCGGGTTGAAATCGTCAAAAAGCTTTACAGCAACGATGAGCAGATATTGCAGTACATGGATTTTTACATATTCCTTAGGCGGCTAAACAATGCGGAATATACAAAGAAGAATGAATACCGAAGGCATGTCACAATGACCGCTGTTTTTCCATCCGGCGAAATTGTGGATGTCACCATGGATACAATCCACGGATATTATGACAAGGCGTCTCAATTCCTCCTCTACCTCAAGGAAAACATTCTTTGAGCCTTAAGCCATTTCTGTAGTTTTATTACTGTTTCATTCAAGCTTCTTCGGCCCGGAGCCACAAAATTAAAAAAGGCGAGATGCTCATGATGATGCATGAAAGGAAAAAAGGGGTTAAAAAGCAGAGGAAAGGCTGGCGGAAGCACGAGGCTGGCCGGCCGGCGCACGCCAAAGGCCAAAGCAATGTCGGGCCCCAGCGTCCCTGCGAATGAAATTTCTGAACGTGCACTGTCGAAAATCAATGTCCTCAGGGCATCCCGCAAAGTTGACTTCGCCAGGACTCCTAATAATATTGTCTATTGGTCAACCCTGCTATTGTTGCTGATTTGCAACCTTGTTGTGTCAGTGGTCCTCATACCATTCATTATAGTGCTTTCAGGGTTCAAGTTCTATTTACTCATAATCTTTTTTGCGCTGATTTTTGGCTTTCTTTTTAATTTGCTAATAATGGACATTGAGCACATAGAACCGGGGCATCATATATTTGCCATTATTTTCATACCGCTGCTGGCAGTCATGAACATATTCATCATGGTCAGCGTCTCGAACAAGATTGCGCAAATACTGTCCATGCTGAAATACCAGGACCCATTCATGCCGTCTTTTGTCTATTCCTTTGTTTTTTTGCTGCCTTACACAATTTCCTTGGCGAAGAAAGAGTCAAAGAAAGACCATTCACTTCATGTGTGACCTTTACACCTTTTTGGAATTCTTCAGGGGAATGAATCTCCTAAGCTTTGCCCTTTTTGTTCTTTTTATAGATTTTACATAACTTATCCTTATATCCTTAAGCGTGCTGCATTTATTCAGGAAATTCCAGATCTTTTTTGTGTGCTCAGGGGTCCAGTCCCTGGATTTGACTATCTTGACATCAAGCCTTGTCAGGGATTTCTGGGCAATCTGGTACTCAAGCACCCCTCCCAGCCTGGGCAGGATGTAAATAAATGTTGAAGAGAATTTGTTTCCAGACGGCAGGACAAAATAATCTGAAGCCCTGCCTTTCAGATTCTCAATCAATGGAAAGGATATCCCGCATGGGCATTTTCTCCCTGACATTGCTGCAATATCCCCTAGATTGTATCTTATCAACGGCATTGCATAATTGTTCAGGTCAGTACAAATGACCTCCCCTTCCTCGCCAGGACTGGCTTCCTTGCCATTTTTTATTATCTGGATGACCAGTGAATCTGAATTAACATGCAGTCCATCATGCATCCTGCATTCCCATGCAGCCTGCCCATATTCCTCGCATGCATATGTGTTGGTAACCTTGGCGCCGAAAACCTTTTCTATCCTTTTGCGGACATCATCATCCAGGAACTCAGCGCTTATCAAAATTGTCCTGGGTTTCTTGACATCCAAATTATTGTCCAATATATATTCAGCCAGAAGATTGACCCTGCTTGGATATCCCCTGATGCCGTCTGCATCATATTCCCTGAAAATCTTGTATTGCTCAGCAATGCTAATTTCCCATGGCACATGCTTTTGCCTGAAAAGGCCAAGCAGGCCTATTAATTCCTCAGGATAGGAATAGAAAGAAAACAACAGTGATTTGTCAAATGCCGAAAAGCCATGCAGGAACAAAATCCTCCTCCCTTCTGCCAGCCTGCGCCTCAGCCCTTTCTTGGACATATAGATTTTCAGCGGGGTTCCGGTTGAGCCTCCGGTTGTTGTGAGGGTCAGGTCTTTTTGGCCAAAGCACGTAGACAAAAATTCCCTGTTATCTGCATTCTGAAATGTCCTTTTCTCAGTAATGGGTATCTTTGCCAGATCATCCACAGACTTTATGTCTTCAGGTGTTATATCATGCCCATCAAAAAGTTTTTTGTAGTAAGGAACTGTCTCATACGAATGCCTTATTATTTTTCTCAGCCTGTCATCCTGAAACTGCTTAAGCTCTTCACTGGTCATCCGCAGGTTTTTCTTTATTTTTAAATATTCAATGTAGTCATTGAGGCTTGTTATGTTCCCCAGCCTATTAAGTATCCTTCCAATAATATTGCCCGGGTTTCGGTATTTTTTGCAGTCATTGCACATACAGTGCGTTAACAAACGCGCGCTTTTAAATTTAAGTTAATCTGAATCCTGAATGCAGCTATGGCTACTCTTTCTTCTTCAGCTCAAGTGAGGCAGAATTAATGCAATATCTAAGGCCTGTTGGCATTGGCCCATCATCAAAAACATGGCCCAAATGGCCGCCACATCTCCTGCAAAGAACCTCGGTTGCAGGAATCAGTGAGCTGTCATCCGGTTTTTCCACGATATTTCCAGCATTCTTTGGGGCATAAAAGCTCGGCCAGCCGCAATGCGCGTCAAACTTTGTCCCTGATTCAAACAACGGGGTACCGCAGCCTGCACAGATATAAGTGCCATTGTCCTTTGTATTCCAGAACTTTCCTGTGAATGCCAGTTCCGTGTCTTTCTGCCGCAAGACCCTGTATTGCTCAGGGGTAAGCTTTTCCTTCCACTCTTCCTCTGTTTTGGGCATTTTATCTTTTTTTTCTGTGCTCATTTTCATCATCCTCTCATATAATCCTGAAAAAATGCTCATATATATACTATTCCCAGATTTCACAATAGATTCCGCCATAACTCATCTTCAGATTAAATTATTTATACTAGATGCTCATTTATGCCACCTGATGTGGATAACCAAATTAAAGCTAAGGCATGATGATTGCCCCATTGTCAGCAGATGCCAAAAATTCAGCCTGATTGTTCTTTCTTATCCCAGCACATGGTATGGGGAAAATGGCAGGAAATTTGCAACAACTACCTGCTTCTTCCAGAGCCAGGACGAAGCCCGGAAGAAAAAATTCATGGACGACCTCAAGGCTGACAGGAGAATTTCCAGCATTGAAACGTCAGGGGATATTTTCACCTATGAAATCAGGCTTGCCCCTGACGGCGAGCATGTCATGCTATACCATACAAAGCAGATATTCTTTGTTAAGCCAGTGGTAAATCATTATGACGGCCACGAATACTGGGAAGTTGCATCCTGGAAGAAAGAGACTCTCCAGAAATTCATAGAAGACCTGAAAAAGCATATGAACGTGTGCATCATAATGCGAATGGAAAATTCCCCGCTCACTGATATTTATTTCCCAAATGTCATGCCAAAGCTGTCATCAAAACAAAAAAAAGCATTGGAGCTGGCATACCATAATGGATATTATTCATACCCGCGCAAAGTTTCGCTGTCCAAGCTAGCTAAACTGGCAAATATAGGCATATCAACTTTCCAGGAGCATCTTAGGCGCGCAGAGCATAAACTTTTGCCAATAATCATCGAATATCAGATGAAAAATCAAACCGAATAGTTTCGGCTTTTTCTATTAATACAGATACAAACCCGAATATTTCCGGGTAAAAGTCTTTATTTTAGGAGATTATACTACTTTTTAGTAAATAAAAAATCGATAAAAATCAACAGGTAGCAAATATGAAACTTAAAATTGATGGTAGATATCCGGCACTTGATTCAGATCAACTTTCCCTGCAAGGCGCATTGGTTTCCTTATTCAACTGCAGGCAAGGGTTGTACCGCGAGGGCTTTTCATCCATGCAACCTGGATTTGAAATTTTTATGGGGGTTACTAGGGAAAAAATTTATGGCACTTTTAAGCTGAAAAATGGCGCAGAGCTTGATAAAAGATCGATACACATCACCGAAGCCAATAATATTGATTCCATAATCCTCAACTTGATTGAAAACGAGGCAATTTTCACGCCAGGTGAATATGCAGGTGACAAAGTTATGCATACTGACATGATTAATGCAAGCCAAGAAAACCGCGATTCTCCTTATTATTTCGTGCGCCTAACAATTGTTGACACCACCAGAAAAAAGGCGCGAGGGATAAACAAATTGTTTTCTAGTCGAGGTAAATCATTTGCTGTTACATATGATTTAACAGTTAATAGCACCACCGTTGGCAATTCTGAAAAAAAGGCAGTAGATGATTATGCCAGAGTTGTGCAATCATCACTGGCAGAACCTTATGACAATATAAAAAAACAAATAGAGAGGCTTTTGCCTTAATTTCCAGTTACTTAATTCTCAGGTTTTCAATAATAGAAGGTTATAGGGCGACCAGCGAGAATCGAACTCGCGCCTAAAGCTCCACAGGCTCTCATGCTACCATTACACCATGGTCGCCATGACGAAAAAGATAAAGTATATCGGATATAAATGTTTGCACAATATACAGTGGGCATATACAATAAAAACCTTTATAAAGCCCCCATTTCTCCCAGAAAGCATTAGCCCGAGTTCGTAATCGAGCGTTTAATAGGGCTGGATGGATATTCTACTATATTCTCCAGCAGGGCATTATGCATCCAGGCAATACTGATTTAAAATGGAACAAAAACAACCAACTCCAGCACCCAAGGCTGAAGTGCCAAAAGATTTCAGGCACCTAGTCAGGATCACGAATACAGACCTTTTGGGCGAAAAGCCAATTGGCCATGCCCTGCACAAAATCAAGGGCATAGGGTTCATGTATGCCAATGCTGTCTGCACAGTTGCGCGCATAGACGCAAGGAAACAGACAGGCCTTCTGACAGACGCTGAAATTGCAAAACTGGAAGAAGTCATTTCCAATCCGCTCAAATACAGCATTCCGGTATGGATGCTGAACAGGAGAAAGGATTACGAGGACGGAACAGACAAGCACCTTCTTACAGCTGATTTTGATTATTCCAGGGACAATGACATAAAGCGCCTTAAGAAAATAAGGGCTTACAGGGGCATAAGGCACATGCTTGGCCAGCCTACCCGTGGCCAGAAGACCAAGTCCAACTTCAGGAAGAACAAGGGCAAGGTTATGGGAGTCAAGCGCGCCAAGGTTGCGCCCGGAGCAGCGCCTGACAAGGGCGATAAAGGCAAGAAATAACTGATGCTATATGGGAGATCCAAAAAGAACCAGGAAAAAGTACACCATGCCAAGTCACCCGTGGCAAAGGGCAAGGATGGAAGAGGAAACCAAGGTCAGAAATACTTATGGTGTCAAGACAAAGCGCGAAATCTGGAAGATGAATTCAATGCGCAAGAATTTTGCCGAAAGGGCCAAATTCCTTATTGCCAGCAGGACAGCGCAGTCAGAAATTGAGAGGAACCAGATTGTGCAGAAGCTGCTCAGGCTTGGCTTGATTGACCAAAACTCCAAATTCGAGGATATTCTCGGCCTCGGCATTGAGTCTATCATGGAAAGAAGGCTCCAGACACTTGTTTGGAAAAAAGGCTTGGCCAAATCCCCTCAGCAGGCCCGGCAGTTTATTGTCCATGGCCATGTTGTAGTGGCAGGCAAGAAAATTTCAAGCCCTTCCTACCTGGTTAACAAGGCAGAAGAGGCGCAAATCATCTTTATGCCAACGTCAACCCTGGTTGACCCTGAGCATCCTGAAAGAGTCCAGTCAAAAGCGCAAATTGCAGCAATGAATGCGCCTCCTGAATCAGCACCGGCAAAAAAAAGTGGGCAGGACCAGGGCCGGAGAGATTCCAGGCACGGCGGCGCCAGAGGGAGAGGCGGTAACAATCGCTACAGGAAAACAGGCCATAACACATCAAGACAATCACAGCCAAGGCACGGGAGCGGAGCCCATGAGGCGAGCAAGGGCAAGGAAGGAGAAGATAAGAAATGAGAAGGGAAAAGGAACAAAGCTATGATGCAGGGCACAACATCCGATGGGGGATTGCACACATATACTCATCTTACAACAATACAATCATACACATCACTGATATTTCAGGCTCTGAAAGCATTGCAAGGACATCCGGCGGCCAGGTTGTCAAATCCGACCGAATGGAAAGCAGCCCAACAACTGCAATGATTGCTGCAAAAAAGGCAGCTGAAATTGCAATGGAGAAGGGCATCACAGGAATCCATGTCAAGATAAAGGCTCCAGGCGGCCATAACGGGCCGTCCAATCCAGGGCCAGGTGCCCAGGCCGCGGTCAGGGCATTATCCCGGGTTGGCCTGAGAATTGGAATTATTGAGGATGTTACTCCCATGCCACATGATGGCTGCAGGAAAAAGGGAGGAAAAAGAGGAAGGCGAGTATAAATGCAAATAACAATGCTAAGCAAGGACAAGGAAAAAACCCAGCTGTCTTTTTTTGTTAAGGACACAACACCTTCAATGATGAATCTCCTGAGAAGGACCATCATGAACAGTGTACCAACAATGGCCATTGAGGAAGTTGAATTCCGGAAGAACAGCTCTGCACTTTATGATGAGGTGATTGCACACAGGCTTGGCC
Protein-coding sequences here:
- a CDS encoding nucleotidyltransferase domain-containing protein translates to MLKIFNDLKPFFEDVYKEVSVRQYAKAIKISPPTASKMLKDYEKENLLILDEKGIYIYFRANRENYIFRNLAKLYWYSVIYPLTKSLHEKILYRCIILFGSLAKAENTSGSDVDLYLDIDEREVDVSEMKGVLKREIQLHFKKSMKNNYLKENIEEGIIIR
- the msrB gene encoding peptide-methionine (R)-S-oxide reductase MsrB — translated: MSTEKKDKMPKTEEEWKEKLTPEQYRVLRQKDTELAFTGKFWNTKDNGTYICAGCGTPLFESGTKFDAHCGWPSFYAPKNAGNIVEKPDDSSLIPATEVLCRRCGGHLGHVFDDGPMPTGLRYCINSASLELKKKE
- a CDS encoding nascent polypeptide-associated complex protein, with the protein product MFPNINKRQMEQAMKRMGVSQHDLEAEEVIIRLKDKEIVISPASVAKINMMGQASYQVSGPETTRALSSELEINEDDIQTVMEQAEVDKETASAAIKKHNGDLAQTIMELKK
- a CDS encoding 30S ribosomal protein S13 gives rise to the protein MEQKQPTPAPKAEVPKDFRHLVRITNTDLLGEKPIGHALHKIKGIGFMYANAVCTVARIDARKQTGLLTDAEIAKLEEVISNPLKYSIPVWMLNRRKDYEDGTDKHLLTADFDYSRDNDIKRLKKIRAYRGIRHMLGQPTRGQKTKSNFRKNKGKVMGVKRAKVAPGAAPDKGDKGKK
- a CDS encoding preprotein translocase subunit Sec61beta, with translation MSKDNKIQMPSGMGGLVRYFDEYKSKLEISPGTVIILTILVAILMILLNAYGNAIFGL
- a CDS encoding helix-turn-helix domain-containing protein produces the protein MWITKLKLRHDDCPIVSRCQKFSLIVLSYPSTWYGENGRKFATTTCFFQSQDEARKKKFMDDLKADRRISSIETSGDIFTYEIRLAPDGEHVMLYHTKQIFFVKPVVNHYDGHEYWEVASWKKETLQKFIEDLKKHMNVCIIMRMENSPLTDIYFPNVMPKLSSKQKKALELAYHNGYYSYPRKVSLSKLAKLANIGISTFQEHLRRAEHKLLPIIIEYQMKNQTE
- a CDS encoding 30S ribosomal protein S11: MRREKEQSYDAGHNIRWGIAHIYSSYNNTIIHITDISGSESIARTSGGQVVKSDRMESSPTTAMIAAKKAAEIAMEKGITGIHVKIKAPGGHNGPSNPGPGAQAAVRALSRVGLRIGIIEDVTPMPHDGCRKKGGKRGRRV
- a CDS encoding phenylacetate--CoA ligase family protein; amino-acid sequence: MCNDCKKYRNPGNIIGRILNRLGNITSLNDYIEYLKIKKNLRMTSEELKQFQDDRLRKIIRHSYETVPYYKKLFDGHDITPEDIKSVDDLAKIPITEKRTFQNADNREFLSTCFGQKDLTLTTTGGSTGTPLKIYMSKKGLRRRLAEGRRILFLHGFSAFDKSLLFSFYSYPEELIGLLGLFRQKHVPWEISIAEQYKIFREYDADGIRGYPSRVNLLAEYILDNNLDVKKPRTILISAEFLDDDVRKRIEKVFGAKVTNTYACEEYGQAAWECRMHDGLHVNSDSLVIQIIKNGKEASPGEEGEVICTDLNNYAMPLIRYNLGDIAAMSGRKCPCGISFPLIENLKGRASDYFVLPSGNKFSSTFIYILPRLGGVLEYQIAQKSLTRLDVKIVKSRDWTPEHTKKIWNFLNKCSTLKDIRISYVKSIKRTKRAKLRRFIPLKNSKKV
- a CDS encoding 30S ribosomal protein S4 is translated as MGDPKRTRKKYTMPSHPWQRARMEEETKVRNTYGVKTKREIWKMNSMRKNFAERAKFLIASRTAQSEIERNQIVQKLLRLGLIDQNSKFEDILGLGIESIMERRLQTLVWKKGLAKSPQQARQFIVHGHVVVAGKKISSPSYLVNKAEEAQIIFMPTSTLVDPEHPERVQSKAQIAAMNAPPESAPAKKSGQDQGRRDSRHGGARGRGGNNRYRKTGHNTSRQSQPRHGSGAHEASKGKEGEDKK